The proteins below come from a single Chitinophaga pinensis DSM 2588 genomic window:
- a CDS encoding type IX secretion system membrane protein PorP/SprF: MKQVLAVITCLILGLADVRAQQDAMYSQYMFNMMGVNPAYAGSRGVLSATALYRRQWVGIEGAPETSTFSFDMATRDNKVGLGIQAFNDKIGIMRTTGFYATYAYRIRFENEGSLAIGLQGGLSNFRADLTKVDLIDEDDQAFSQNINVLLPCFGAGIYYNSDRFYAGFSIPNLVKSYLRKDAVYYRADVVAKKYMHFFFIAGYVFDLNEDLKLKPSTLVKAVRGAPVQWDINANLWIRDVISVGASYRTGDAICGMAEVQINDQFRLGYAYDHTISKLVKYNQGTHEIMLRYEFGWEKGRVLSPRYF; the protein is encoded by the coding sequence ATGAAACAAGTTCTTGCCGTAATAACGTGTCTCATCCTGGGCCTTGCTGATGTCAGGGCACAACAGGATGCGATGTATTCCCAGTATATGTTCAATATGATGGGGGTAAACCCGGCCTATGCCGGCAGTCGTGGCGTATTGAGTGCTACAGCGCTCTATCGGCGTCAGTGGGTAGGAATTGAAGGTGCACCGGAAACTTCCACGTTTTCCTTCGATATGGCTACCCGCGATAATAAGGTCGGATTGGGTATACAGGCATTTAATGACAAAATAGGGATCATGCGTACCACCGGCTTCTATGCTACTTACGCATACCGCATCCGTTTTGAAAATGAAGGGTCCCTGGCTATTGGTCTGCAGGGTGGTCTTAGCAATTTCAGGGCTGATCTCACTAAAGTAGACCTGATCGATGAAGATGATCAGGCTTTTTCCCAGAACATCAACGTCTTACTGCCTTGCTTTGGCGCCGGTATCTACTATAACTCTGACAGGTTTTATGCCGGGTTCTCTATTCCCAATCTGGTGAAAAGCTACCTGCGGAAAGATGCCGTTTACTACCGCGCAGACGTTGTCGCCAAAAAGTATATGCACTTCTTTTTCATCGCCGGATATGTGTTTGATCTCAATGAAGACCTCAAACTTAAACCTTCCACACTCGTGAAAGCGGTAAGAGGCGCGCCTGTACAATGGGATATCAATGCAAACCTCTGGATCAGAGATGTGATATCTGTCGGTGCTTCGTACCGTACGGGTGATGCCATCTGTGGTATGGCGGAAGTACAGATCAACGATCAGTTCAGATTGGGTTATGCATATGATCATACCATCTCCAAGTTGGTGAAGTACAACCAGGGTACGCACGAGATCATGTTACGTTATGAATTCGGATGGGAAAAAGGTCGCGTACTATCTCCCCGCTATTTTTAA
- a CDS encoding PD40 domain-containing protein produces the protein MRYMRLLTVLFLSLIFFKGYGQLKNAERAYDGMRYTEAIGYYQESMKRDSLSAASIAKLADSYDKTQQYTKALYWYDKLLTTRVADTAYRYRYGQLLAMDGQYKAAATQFKWVNSVKPDPQLESTVGLYEGGLNALLADSVNWQTALLNINSGYADFCPVTYGAGLVFVSDRPRNKVFRQTNAWTGGDFLTLYRVVDTARVKDAGLRTKELEQVLSYASKDLRNVDSRTESSWDSKKVSTNPQATFVAVPNQLSREMITPFNTKLNKRYHEGPVSFSRNWDSIIVTYNEPSKGKGDISRLRLQTYVMRYGDWIPQPAFPHNNKDYNVGQPALHPNGDVLFFTSDMPGGVGGKDIYYCRKSGNSWGPPMNAGPLINTSGNEMFPYIDPAGRLYFSSDKWPGLGGLDIFSVTLDSAYKPLSAPRNEGVPFNSSKNDFGMLMEANGNKGYFSSDRRGNDDIYIFWRIYPSMGRQ, from the coding sequence ATGAGATATATGCGTTTGCTGACAGTTTTGTTTCTTAGCTTGATATTTTTCAAAGGGTATGGTCAGTTGAAGAATGCTGAACGGGCCTACGATGGTATGCGTTACACGGAAGCAATCGGCTATTACCAGGAAAGTATGAAGAGAGATTCACTGTCAGCAGCGTCTATTGCTAAACTGGCAGACAGTTATGATAAGACGCAACAATACACCAAAGCATTATACTGGTACGATAAACTGCTGACCACCCGTGTAGCTGACACTGCTTACCGCTACCGCTATGGTCAGTTGCTCGCAATGGATGGCCAGTATAAAGCGGCTGCCACCCAGTTTAAATGGGTAAACAGCGTCAAACCGGACCCGCAGCTGGAAAGTACAGTTGGTTTGTATGAAGGCGGACTCAATGCGCTGTTAGCTGATTCTGTCAACTGGCAAACAGCCCTGTTGAACATCAACAGTGGCTATGCTGATTTTTGCCCGGTAACCTATGGCGCTGGCCTGGTATTCGTATCCGACAGACCTCGTAATAAAGTATTCCGGCAAACAAACGCCTGGACAGGCGGAGACTTCCTGACCTTATATCGTGTCGTAGATACCGCCAGGGTAAAAGATGCCGGTCTGCGTACCAAAGAACTCGAACAGGTGCTCAGCTACGCCTCTAAAGATCTCCGGAATGTAGACAGTCGTACGGAAAGCAGCTGGGACAGTAAAAAGGTATCCACTAACCCACAGGCGACCTTTGTAGCCGTCCCTAACCAGTTATCGCGGGAAATGATCACGCCCTTTAATACAAAACTGAATAAACGCTATCATGAAGGTCCGGTGAGTTTCAGCCGTAACTGGGATAGTATTATTGTGACATATAATGAGCCTTCCAAAGGGAAAGGGGATATATCCAGATTACGTCTGCAGACTTACGTCATGCGTTATGGAGATTGGATCCCACAACCCGCATTTCCCCATAACAATAAAGACTATAACGTCGGACAACCTGCCCTGCATCCTAACGGAGACGTACTTTTCTTCACTTCGGATATGCCTGGTGGCGTCGGAGGGAAGGATATTTATTATTGCCGTAAATCCGGTAACAGCTGGGGGCCACCCATGAATGCCGGTCCGTTGATCAATACCAGTGGCAACGAGATGTTTCCTTACATAGACCCCGCAGGACGCCTCTATTTCTCTTCGGATAAATGGCCGGGATTAGGCGGACTGGATATCTTCAGTGTAACCCTGGATTCCGCATATAAGCCCTTGTCTGCCCCCAGGAACGAAGGAGTGCCCTTTAACAGCTCTAAAAATGATTTTGGGATGTTGATGGAGGCTAATGGTAATAAGGGCTATTTCAGCTCAGACAGACGGGGAAATGACGATATCTACATTTTCTGGAGGATATACCCCTCTATGGGACGTCAATAA
- a CDS encoding acyltransferase family protein, which translates to MQTIASSRQAYLDWLRILAIFGVLIFHSSMPFGAELEWHIRNKETSNLFLELVFFMHLFRMPLLFFISGTVSYFMLQNRSGGGFVALRTRRLLIPVLLAILVVVPPQVYLERVTQGYTGNFWQFYREMFTSGAYPKGNLSWHHLWFVAYLLIYDIICAPLFVWIISPRAHHFRDRLLWLAKGKRVYLLALPGMIIYASLTLQFPETNDLVHDWCYFFYWLCFLIPGFICITQPALMDSLERNRHFALLMAFLSIVTINYFRWNDLQPWDVLNSWKQDPRTYAFLALRAFCGWAWVFALVGYGKKYLNKQHSSLNYINQAVYPFYILHQTIIVILAFYVVKTTDTIGAKYIFIVITTFISSMSIYHLLIRPYNITRFLFGMKPVKKNTQQKYELVIQNEQALLSAS; encoded by the coding sequence ATGCAAACAATCGCTTCCTCCAGACAGGCATATCTTGATTGGCTACGTATCCTGGCCATCTTTGGCGTACTTATTTTCCATTCCTCCATGCCCTTCGGCGCAGAACTGGAATGGCATATCCGTAATAAAGAAACCAGCAATCTCTTCCTGGAACTCGTGTTCTTTATGCACCTTTTCCGTATGCCCCTGTTGTTTTTTATTTCCGGTACGGTCAGCTATTTCATGTTGCAGAACAGATCGGGTGGGGGCTTTGTAGCATTGCGTACCAGGAGACTGCTGATCCCTGTCTTACTGGCCATATTGGTGGTCGTACCGCCGCAGGTCTACCTGGAAAGGGTGACACAAGGTTATACCGGCAACTTCTGGCAGTTTTACAGGGAAATGTTCACATCCGGCGCCTATCCCAAAGGAAACCTCAGCTGGCATCATCTGTGGTTCGTCGCTTACCTGCTGATATATGATATTATCTGCGCACCATTGTTCGTCTGGATCATCTCCCCCAGGGCACATCACTTTCGCGACAGACTGTTATGGCTGGCCAAAGGCAAACGTGTCTATCTGCTCGCCTTACCGGGGATGATCATATATGCCTCCCTGACCCTGCAATTCCCGGAAACAAACGACCTGGTGCATGACTGGTGTTATTTCTTCTACTGGCTCTGCTTTCTGATTCCAGGGTTTATCTGCATTACACAACCCGCTTTGATGGATAGTCTGGAGAGAAACAGGCATTTCGCACTCCTGATGGCGTTTCTTTCCATTGTTACAATCAATTATTTCCGTTGGAATGATCTGCAGCCATGGGATGTGCTCAACAGCTGGAAACAGGATCCACGTACTTATGCGTTCCTGGCGCTGAGGGCTTTCTGCGGATGGGCATGGGTATTCGCACTGGTCGGTTATGGTAAAAAATACCTGAACAAACAGCATTCATCACTGAACTATATTAACCAGGCTGTCTATCCTTTTTATATATTGCATCAGACAATCATCGTCATACTGGCATTTTATGTAGTAAAAACAACAGATACCATCGGCGCGAAGTATATATTCATCGTAATTACGACCTTTATATCGTCAATGAGCATTTATCATCTGTTGATCCGCCCGTATAATATTACCCGCTTTCTGTTTGGTATGAAGCCTGTAAAGAAGAACACACAGCAAAAATATGAGTTAGTGATACAAAATGAACAGGCATTATTGTCAGCTTCCTGA
- a CDS encoding sensor histidine kinase: MNTFRKYIFPGLYGVINYLSIRLLLDTVTGMKFWERPFFLNGWEFSLSFLSGYLLLAIHHRLYRYFDKHWSNENNYRRRMLKELLIISVATLIFQNITLMPWAALTDDGLQWYDVADINLIPLLYSLIYYGVSRTNYFLQAYVSNKVKLQEVMNDQLQAELKFLKSQLHPHFIFNALNTIYFQMDEDVSAAKKSVEQFSELLRYQLYDQQQTVSIRHEIQYLHSFINLQKVRASDKLVLNVQFDPELYDQEVYPLLLFPLVENAFKYVGGEYWINITATLKKETIHFIVENAIPKIAMSTRAGGIGLENLKRRLQLLYPGKHTFDISKTERTFKAALSIQPEAVAYQTVTMEEDEDQMRHHR, from the coding sequence ATGAATACTTTCCGCAAATATATTTTCCCCGGTCTTTATGGAGTGATCAACTATCTCAGTATCCGGCTATTGCTGGATACTGTGACAGGGATGAAGTTCTGGGAACGTCCGTTTTTTCTAAACGGATGGGAGTTCTCACTTTCCTTCCTGTCCGGGTATCTGTTGCTCGCCATACATCATCGCCTGTACAGGTATTTTGATAAACACTGGAGTAATGAAAACAATTACCGCAGGCGGATGCTGAAAGAACTGCTGATCATTTCAGTGGCGACGCTTATATTTCAAAACATTACATTAATGCCCTGGGCTGCGCTCACAGATGATGGTTTGCAGTGGTATGACGTGGCTGATATCAACCTGATTCCGTTGCTGTATTCTCTTATTTATTACGGTGTAAGCAGAACCAACTATTTCCTGCAGGCTTATGTCAGCAATAAAGTCAAACTACAGGAAGTCATGAATGATCAGTTACAGGCAGAGCTTAAATTCCTCAAATCACAGCTGCATCCGCATTTTATTTTTAATGCACTGAATACAATCTATTTCCAGATGGATGAAGATGTAAGTGCCGCTAAAAAGAGTGTTGAACAGTTCTCCGAACTGTTGCGCTATCAGCTCTACGATCAGCAGCAAACCGTTTCTATCCGCCACGAAATACAATACCTGCATAGTTTTATCAATCTCCAGAAAGTGAGGGCTTCTGATAAGTTGGTGCTGAACGTACAATTCGATCCGGAGTTATATGACCAGGAAGTGTACCCCTTGCTGCTGTTTCCCCTGGTAGAAAACGCGTTTAAATATGTAGGAGGGGAGTACTGGATCAACATTACTGCTACGTTGAAGAAAGAGACTATTCACTTTATCGTCGAAAATGCCATACCCAAAATAGCAATGTCAACCCGCGCGGGTGGAATCGGATTAGAAAATCTCAAAAGACGTTTACAGCTGTTGTATCCAGGTAAACATACCTTTGATATCAGCAAAACGGAACGTACATTTAAAGCTGCATTGTCCATACAACCGGAAGCGGTTGCTTATCAAACTGTAACAATGGAAGAAGATGAAGATCAGATGCGTCATCACAGATGA
- a CDS encoding LytR/AlgR family response regulator transcription factor, producing MKIRCVITDDEPYARKGLQGYISQIDFLELVAVCESAVELNTFLKKEQVDLLFLDIEMPYLSGIELLKTLAHPPKVIFTTAYEKYAMQGYELEVLDYLLKPISLDRFLRAANKAFDYFNLQEQVKPREDYFFIKVDSKLEKVLVEDILFAEGMENYITIHTKQKKMITHLTLKMLQEHLPADKFIQPHKSYIAAIDKIDAIEGNVLLLGGYQVPVSRYQKEEIMERILQNRILKR from the coding sequence ATGAAGATCAGATGCGTCATCACAGATGATGAACCCTATGCAAGAAAAGGACTACAAGGCTATATCAGTCAGATAGATTTCCTGGAATTAGTAGCGGTATGCGAAAGCGCCGTCGAACTGAACACTTTTCTTAAAAAAGAACAAGTGGATCTCTTATTTCTCGATATAGAAATGCCTTATCTGTCCGGAATAGAGTTGTTGAAAACGCTGGCTCATCCACCGAAAGTAATATTTACCACCGCATATGAGAAATATGCGATGCAGGGATATGAACTGGAAGTATTGGATTACCTGTTGAAGCCTATTTCGCTGGACCGCTTTCTCCGGGCAGCCAATAAAGCCTTTGATTATTTCAATCTGCAGGAGCAGGTGAAACCACGGGAGGACTACTTTTTTATCAAAGTAGACAGTAAGCTGGAAAAGGTCCTGGTAGAAGACATCTTATTTGCCGAAGGCATGGAAAATTATATTACCATCCATACGAAGCAGAAAAAGATGATAACGCACCTGACCCTGAAGATGCTGCAGGAACACCTGCCGGCAGATAAGTTTATACAACCGCATAAGTCTTATATAGCAGCCATTGACAAAATAGACGCCATAGAAGGTAATGTATTGCTACTGGGCGGGTATCAGGTGCCAGTGTCCCGTTATCAGAAGGAAGAGATCATGGAAAGGATCCTGCAGAACAGGATCCTTAAAAGATGA
- a CDS encoding S8 family peptidase yields the protein MRTPYFMMVGVAFVLFTSCRKTDTPYTVPPAQENPEEVISKSAINAFVHQQLETYGYFDWKMASDTMVWSALLHGDSILSVGYTTNSNADEVLQLTGQQMALLRPVRTATSDKLHFMQLHVSSYATVKALRSSAKIRYAEPVGYGNYMRDVNPRDAAAASDILTSGCGYNNAKTDLVAGTDYTVISPAAKLSWNYGYHRIEQAWQRSTGQRIKVMIIDTGVSPQQENLGSAFNQGLSTGRTIQKLGTYNSSPDDPCGHGTSMAGVLAGPRGTDGNTAGIAYNCDLAIVHAAENVVLLSTAAINGVTYAYVQGADDPAVKIISMSMGTLFSSGQIKDALVYAYSKQKLMFCAAGTSTSFFAGFVGVIFPANQPQVVAVTGMKDNLKDRCDNCHTGSKVDFAIVMQKSSGRNPLSIAMNGDAPSTVGGSSVATASCAAIAALVWSKYPSYPRDSIIARMARASGFANSRSSKFGWGIINADAAVGY from the coding sequence ATGAGGACCCCTTATTTTATGATGGTGGGCGTAGCGTTCGTACTTTTTACGTCTTGCCGTAAAACAGATACTCCTTATACTGTGCCACCTGCACAGGAAAATCCAGAGGAGGTCATTTCAAAATCAGCTATCAATGCGTTTGTGCATCAGCAACTGGAAACCTATGGTTATTTCGACTGGAAGATGGCTAGTGATACGATGGTATGGAGTGCGTTATTACATGGAGATAGTATATTATCGGTGGGTTATACAACAAATAGTAACGCTGATGAAGTATTACAGCTGACAGGTCAGCAGATGGCTTTACTACGGCCCGTGCGGACAGCTACGAGTGACAAATTACATTTTATGCAACTGCATGTCAGCAGTTATGCGACAGTGAAAGCGCTGCGTTCATCTGCGAAGATCCGTTACGCGGAACCGGTCGGATATGGTAATTACATGCGGGATGTGAATCCGAGGGACGCGGCAGCAGCCTCTGATATTCTGACCTCTGGATGCGGCTATAATAACGCTAAAACGGACCTTGTTGCCGGTACGGATTATACGGTCATCTCCCCCGCTGCAAAGCTATCCTGGAACTATGGTTACCATCGCATTGAACAGGCATGGCAGCGATCAACCGGACAACGCATAAAGGTCATGATCATTGATACAGGTGTCAGTCCGCAGCAGGAAAATCTCGGCAGCGCCTTTAATCAGGGACTATCCACGGGGAGAACCATTCAAAAACTAGGTACCTACAACAGCAGTCCCGATGATCCCTGTGGACATGGCACCAGTATGGCGGGTGTACTGGCAGGACCAAGGGGTACCGACGGCAATACAGCAGGTATTGCGTACAACTGCGACCTGGCGATCGTACATGCAGCAGAAAACGTGGTACTGCTGTCTACGGCCGCCATTAACGGTGTTACGTATGCCTATGTGCAGGGAGCGGATGACCCAGCAGTGAAAATTATCAGCATGAGTATGGGTACGCTTTTCAGTTCGGGGCAGATCAAAGACGCCCTGGTCTATGCTTATAGTAAGCAGAAACTGATGTTCTGTGCGGCGGGTACGTCTACTTCTTTCTTTGCCGGCTTTGTCGGTGTTATATTCCCGGCCAATCAGCCACAGGTAGTGGCAGTCACCGGTATGAAAGACAACCTGAAAGACAGGTGTGATAATTGCCATACCGGCAGCAAAGTGGATTTTGCCATTGTCATGCAGAAATCATCCGGCAGGAATCCGCTCAGTATTGCGATGAACGGAGATGCACCGTCTACTGTCGGCGGTTCATCCGTAGCGACTGCAAGTTGTGCTGCCATTGCCGCATTGGTATGGAGTAAATATCCCTCCTATCCGAGGGATAGCATTATTGCCAGGATGGCGAGAGCTTCCGGATTTGCCAACAGCAGAAGCAGTAAATTCGGTTGGGGTATTATCAATGCCGATGCAGCTGTAGGTTATTGA
- a CDS encoding GTP-binding protein: MTTNRLPVTVLSGFLGAGKTTLLNHVLHNKQGMKVAVIVNDMSEVNVDAQLVRNEQTLHRTEEKLVEMSNGCICCTLREDLLIEVERLAKEGRFDYLLIESSGISEPLPVAQTFTYQDETTGTDLSRLSRLDTLVTVVDAFNFIRDFSSIETLQDRQITDMEGDYRTIVNLLTDQIEFANVIILNKTDLVTAEELGMLHAVIKKMNAGAHIVDASFGKVDLHSILNTSLFDFEETSQQAGWIEELHKPAHTPETEEYGISSFVYRSRRPFHPERFWTYLNQEWHSNIIRSKGLFWLASRRDEALNWSQAGGSLRAERAGVWWDSMPYKDRIRYVSFLDNQQEIEKRWDKRFGDRQNELVIIGRTLDRDAIVKELEDCLCDDNEIAKMEIGGTFRDEFPL; the protein is encoded by the coding sequence ATGACAACGAACAGATTACCTGTTACTGTGCTGAGTGGCTTTCTCGGTGCTGGTAAGACTACTTTGCTCAATCATGTCCTGCATAATAAACAGGGGATGAAAGTGGCTGTCATCGTCAATGACATGAGCGAAGTGAATGTAGATGCCCAACTCGTAAGGAACGAGCAGACATTACATAGAACGGAAGAAAAACTGGTAGAGATGAGTAACGGTTGTATCTGTTGTACGTTGCGGGAAGACCTGCTGATAGAAGTGGAAAGACTGGCAAAAGAAGGCCGTTTCGATTATCTCCTGATCGAAAGTTCTGGTATCAGCGAGCCATTACCTGTCGCGCAGACATTTACCTACCAGGATGAAACAACAGGTACTGATCTGAGCAGGTTGTCAAGGCTGGACACATTGGTAACAGTGGTCGATGCGTTTAATTTCATCCGCGATTTCAGCAGCATCGAAACCTTACAGGACCGACAGATTACCGATATGGAAGGCGATTACAGGACAATTGTCAATCTGCTCACTGATCAGATCGAATTCGCCAATGTGATCATCCTGAACAAAACAGATCTTGTCACAGCAGAAGAATTGGGTATGCTGCACGCGGTGATCAAAAAAATGAATGCCGGCGCACATATTGTCGACGCTTCATTTGGAAAAGTAGACCTGCATAGTATTTTAAATACCAGTCTGTTTGATTTCGAAGAAACCAGTCAGCAGGCAGGATGGATAGAAGAACTCCACAAACCTGCGCATACACCAGAGACAGAAGAATACGGTATCAGTAGTTTTGTGTACCGCAGCCGCCGTCCTTTTCATCCGGAACGCTTCTGGACTTACTTAAACCAGGAGTGGCATTCCAATATCATTCGCAGTAAAGGACTTTTCTGGCTGGCTTCCCGCAGGGATGAAGCCCTGAACTGGAGTCAGGCAGGTGGGAGTCTGCGGGCAGAACGTGCCGGTGTATGGTGGGATAGTATGCCTTATAAAGACAGGATACGATATGTTTCCTTCCTTGATAACCAACAGGAAATTGAAAAACGATGGGATAAACGTTTCGGTGATCGCCAGAATGAACTTGTAATCATCGGACGCACACTTGACAGAGACGCTATTGTAAAAGAGCTCGAAGATTGTCTTTGTGATGACAATGAGATCGCAAAAATGGAAATAGGAGGGACTTTCCGGGACGAGTTCCCGCTATAG
- a CDS encoding RNA polymerase sigma factor, whose product MMENLTDAELLSLAQTDDEKAFEAIMYRYNVQLYKYIYTRIRNEHDAKDLLQEIFISCWKNRHTINNIAAYLKRSVHYAIIDWQVGNKKALARNTTLEEKDEPTTYPVENQLISLEIKEEVETEISKMNETMRKIFVSSRWESKSIPEIAQEYGLSEQTVKNNLSMALKRIRLRLAAYFFTLVYILLTLSLQFLNGTTFYF is encoded by the coding sequence ATGATGGAGAATCTGACAGACGCCGAATTACTATCACTCGCGCAAACTGACGACGAGAAAGCATTTGAGGCGATCATGTATAGATACAATGTACAGCTGTATAAATACATATATACACGCATCCGCAATGAACATGATGCAAAAGATCTTTTGCAGGAGATATTTATTTCCTGCTGGAAGAACCGTCATACGATTAATAATATCGCCGCATACCTGAAACGCTCTGTTCACTATGCGATCATAGACTGGCAGGTCGGTAATAAAAAAGCCCTGGCCCGTAATACTACACTTGAAGAAAAAGACGAACCAACCACGTATCCTGTAGAGAATCAACTCATATCGCTGGAAATAAAAGAAGAAGTAGAAACAGAGATCTCAAAGATGAACGAGACCATGCGTAAGATCTTCGTGTCCAGCAGATGGGAATCCAAGTCAATACCCGAAATCGCCCAGGAATACGGCCTCTCCGAGCAAACAGTGAAAAATAATCTCTCGATGGCACTTAAACGTATCCGTCTTCGCCTGGCTGCGTACTTCTTTACTTTAGTTTACATTCTGTTAACATTGAGTTTACAATTCCTTAACGGTACCACTTTTTACTTCTGA
- a CDS encoding FecR family protein: MGTSSDKAELFALLKKYRAGQCTPEEIAQVEAWLDSFEELPDNDAMTAAANEVVVNVMHSLFPPKGKLRYILYAAAALVVLALTGLLFLFRFNTKTPVAVTYAAISTGKGERKNVTLPDGSQLTLNAASSVIIPSDFGQERRELTLSGQGTFDIRQNIKQPFIVHTGSLRTVVLGTVFDIKAYPGDAALQVAVLSGKVRVEKQQQQHTEILATGIEKDQLLTYNAGTGKHELKPCNAEDIAGWQQNKLFFDQATIAEIAQVLERQYNIHIMLTGTARRQCRYTLQLKNEPLNKALLLLEQLSGISYQVNNNEIKINIASCE; encoded by the coding sequence ATGGGAACATCATCAGACAAAGCAGAACTATTCGCGCTTTTAAAAAAATACAGAGCCGGTCAATGCACACCGGAGGAGATTGCTCAGGTAGAAGCATGGCTCGACAGTTTTGAAGAGCTGCCCGATAATGACGCCATGACAGCCGCCGCCAATGAAGTCGTAGTGAACGTCATGCATTCGCTCTTCCCGCCGAAAGGCAAACTCAGATATATCTTATATGCTGCGGCAGCATTGGTGGTACTGGCACTTACCGGTCTGCTATTCCTGTTCCGTTTCAATACAAAAACACCGGTTGCGGTAACCTATGCTGCCATCTCCACCGGTAAAGGAGAACGGAAAAACGTAACACTGCCGGATGGAAGTCAGCTGACGCTGAATGCAGCTTCTTCTGTTATCATTCCTTCCGATTTCGGCCAGGAACGCAGAGAACTGACCTTGTCGGGTCAGGGCACTTTCGATATCAGACAGAATATTAAACAGCCTTTTATAGTGCATACCGGAAGCCTTCGCACAGTGGTGCTGGGTACCGTATTTGACATAAAGGCATATCCCGGGGATGCCGCTTTACAGGTAGCGGTACTCAGCGGAAAGGTGCGTGTCGAAAAGCAACAACAGCAACATACAGAGATACTCGCTACTGGTATAGAAAAAGACCAGTTGCTGACCTATAATGCTGGTACAGGCAAACATGAACTGAAGCCATGTAACGCAGAAGATATTGCCGGATGGCAACAAAATAAGCTGTTCTTCGATCAGGCAACTATCGCGGAAATCGCTCAGGTACTCGAAAGACAATACAATATACACATCATGCTCACAGGTACGGCCAGGAGACAATGCCGCTACACATTACAGTTAAAGAATGAACCATTAAACAAGGCCCTGCTACTATTAGAGCAGCTGTCAGGAATCTCTTACCAGGTAAACAACAATGAAATTAAAATCAACATTGCGTCATGCGAATAA